A single region of the Streptomyces sp. ITFR-16 genome encodes:
- a CDS encoding right-handed parallel beta-helix repeat-containing protein — protein sequence MSHALRTALVAALAVGAPLVLPPPSVAAPAATAYYVAPSGSDTNSGTSAGSPFATIQKAVDLAPAGAVVNLAAGTYRQDVVTVRAGVTITGPANAVVKGAGDARIIQVRHDSTTLSGFTVDGLHGSSGDVSDYRLKLIYVMSTTPGNGVGGLRITGMTLKNAADECLRVRYLVTGADISENTITDCGVADFKFGGGGKNGEGIYLGTAPEQQGANGAPDAAPDISRNNRIHHNTIATRGNECVDVKENSTDNYVEYNDCSQQKDPSSGGLDARGSGNIFRYNTIHDNAGAGIRLGGDTETDGTGTGVYGNTITGNAGGGIKFMRTPQGPVCANTMSGNTGGDAVGTYGSAYDPTGACPQ from the coding sequence ATGAGCCACGCACTGCGTACCGCCCTCGTCGCCGCGCTCGCCGTCGGCGCCCCGCTCGTCCTCCCCCCGCCGTCGGTGGCCGCTCCCGCCGCGACCGCGTACTACGTGGCCCCGTCCGGCAGCGACACCAACTCCGGCACATCGGCCGGCTCGCCGTTCGCCACGATCCAGAAGGCGGTCGATCTGGCCCCGGCCGGTGCCGTGGTGAACCTGGCGGCGGGGACGTACCGGCAGGACGTCGTGACGGTGCGCGCCGGGGTCACGATCACCGGTCCGGCGAACGCCGTGGTGAAGGGGGCCGGTGACGCCCGGATCATTCAGGTGCGGCACGACTCGACGACGCTGAGCGGCTTCACCGTGGACGGGCTGCACGGCTCGTCCGGCGATGTGTCGGACTACCGCCTCAAGCTCATATATGTCATGAGCACGACTCCCGGTAACGGGGTCGGCGGTCTGCGCATCACCGGGATGACGCTGAAGAACGCCGCCGACGAGTGCCTGCGGGTGCGCTATCTGGTGACCGGCGCCGACATCTCGGAGAACACCATCACCGACTGCGGGGTCGCCGACTTCAAGTTCGGCGGCGGCGGCAAGAACGGCGAGGGCATCTACCTCGGCACCGCCCCCGAGCAGCAGGGCGCGAACGGGGCGCCGGACGCGGCCCCCGACATCAGCAGGAACAACCGCATCCACCACAACACGATCGCCACCCGCGGCAACGAGTGCGTGGACGTGAAGGAGAACTCGACCGACAACTACGTCGAGTACAACGACTGCAGTCAACAGAAGGACCCCAGCTCCGGCGGGCTCGACGCGCGCGGCAGCGGCAACATCTTCCGCTACAACACCATCCACGACAACGCGGGGGCCGGCATCCGGCTCGGCGGCGACACGGAGACCGACGGCACCGGCACCGGCGTCTACGGCAACACGATCACCGGGAACGCCGGCGGCGGCATCAAGTTCATGCGCACCCCGCAGGGCCCCGTCTGCGCGAACACCATGAGCGGGAACACCGGCGGCGACGCCGTGGGCACGTACGGCAGTGCGTACGACCCGACCGGGGCGTGCCCCCAGTGA
- a CDS encoding carbohydrate ABC transporter permease, with protein sequence MATTELHKPQAAHTPRPGTRRRPLPVGRIALYLTLSVISLLMVVPFVWMVLTSLKTPVEIASQDAGLLPEHWEFGNYIDALKAAPFATYARNSFIIAFSHTLINVLVASMAGYALARIRFRGSEVIFYLFIAALMIPTYTKVLPEFLIVRFMPLAGGNDLFGQGGSGWLDSWWALIVPGAVTPFAVFLFRQFYLDLPVELEEAARLDGLGEFRIYARIMTPQVKPALTTVALLTFESSWNNFLWPLLVTRTDSLRVIQVGLSVFKTENGTQWHFLMAGTTLATLPMVVLFLIGQRYFVQGFATAGLK encoded by the coding sequence GTGGCCACAACTGAGCTGCACAAGCCGCAGGCCGCGCACACGCCCCGCCCCGGGACGCGGCGCAGGCCGCTCCCCGTGGGCAGGATCGCGCTCTACCTCACGCTGTCGGTCATCTCGCTGCTGATGGTGGTGCCGTTCGTCTGGATGGTGCTGACCTCGCTCAAGACGCCGGTGGAGATCGCGTCGCAGGACGCCGGACTGCTCCCGGAGCACTGGGAGTTCGGCAACTACATCGACGCGCTGAAGGCCGCGCCCTTCGCCACGTACGCCCGCAACAGCTTCATCATCGCCTTCAGCCACACCCTGATCAACGTGCTGGTGGCGTCGATGGCCGGGTACGCGCTGGCCCGGATCAGGTTCCGGGGCAGCGAGGTCATCTTCTATCTGTTCATCGCCGCGCTGATGATCCCGACGTACACCAAGGTGCTGCCGGAGTTCCTGATCGTCCGCTTCATGCCGCTGGCCGGCGGGAACGACCTCTTCGGCCAGGGCGGCAGCGGCTGGCTGGACTCCTGGTGGGCGCTCATCGTGCCCGGCGCGGTCACCCCGTTCGCCGTCTTCCTCTTCCGGCAGTTCTATCTGGACCTCCCGGTCGAGCTGGAGGAGGCGGCCCGGCTCGACGGCCTGGGCGAGTTCCGCATCTACGCCCGCATCATGACGCCGCAGGTCAAGCCCGCGCTCACCACGGTGGCGCTGCTGACCTTCGAGTCGTCGTGGAACAACTTCCTGTGGCCGCTGCTGGTGACCCGGACGGACAGCCTGCGGGTCATCCAGGTGGGTCTGTCCGTCTTCAAGACGGAGAACGGCACCCAGTGGCACTTCCTGATGGCGGGCACCACGCTCGCCACCCTGCCCATGGTCGTGCTCTTCCTCATCGGCCAGCGCTACTTCGTGCAGGGCTTCGCAACCGCCGGTCTCAAGTGA
- a CDS encoding GDSL-type esterase/lipase family protein has protein sequence MTGRGPARRGVLTAAAGLAAVAVAAPDARAAEAPATGRRSRWTTSWATAQTAPTDTDAVASAGLTNGTFTARVRLSAGGRVRLRYGHAFGTVPVLIGPVTAGGRPVTFGGRRQAWLAAGASLTSDAVAGLHAAEASLLTVRTELPGPTGPLSFHRNTHASHDLDGERTTSVYLLTGVEVTGAHGPVIAVLGDSIAEGVGTPDDSDMRWPDRLARRLPGAAVADLGISGNRVLLDDARFGPGGQARFDRDVLSLPGLRTVLVHLGVNDLQQPPSQTDPELVLAGYRQLVLRARDAGLRAVGATVAPFGGWTRWTPELEAVRRRINAAVRTGRVFDAVADFDAALRDPDRPERMRPAYDSGDGLHPNPAGHAALAAAVDRRHLL, from the coding sequence GTGACCGGCCGGGGGCCCGCGAGACGCGGGGTACTGACGGCGGCCGCCGGTCTCGCCGCCGTGGCGGTGGCGGCGCCGGACGCGCGGGCCGCCGAAGCCCCGGCCACCGGGCGCCGCTCGCGCTGGACGACGTCCTGGGCAACCGCGCAGACCGCGCCGACCGACACCGACGCGGTGGCGAGCGCCGGGCTGACGAACGGCACCTTCACCGCGCGCGTACGGCTGTCGGCCGGCGGACGGGTACGGCTGCGGTACGGGCACGCCTTCGGGACGGTGCCGGTCCTGATCGGTCCGGTCACCGCGGGCGGCAGGCCCGTGACGTTCGGCGGGCGGCGGCAGGCCTGGCTGGCCGCCGGCGCCTCGCTCACCAGTGACGCGGTCGCCGGACTGCACGCCGCCGAGGCGTCCCTGCTGACCGTGCGGACCGAACTTCCGGGGCCGACCGGCCCGTTGTCCTTCCACCGCAACACCCACGCCTCGCACGACCTCGACGGCGAGCGCACCACGTCGGTGTATCTGCTCACGGGTGTCGAGGTGACGGGCGCGCACGGGCCGGTGATCGCGGTGCTCGGCGACTCCATCGCGGAGGGCGTCGGCACACCGGACGACTCGGACATGCGCTGGCCCGACCGGCTCGCCCGCCGCCTGCCCGGGGCCGCCGTCGCCGATCTGGGGATCAGCGGCAACCGGGTCCTGCTGGACGACGCCCGCTTCGGGCCCGGCGGACAGGCCCGCTTCGACCGCGATGTGCTGTCCCTGCCCGGGCTGCGGACCGTTCTGGTCCACCTCGGGGTCAACGACCTCCAGCAGCCGCCGAGCCAGACCGACCCGGAGCTCGTCCTGGCCGGCTACCGGCAGCTGGTGCTGCGGGCCCGGGACGCCGGACTGCGGGCGGTCGGCGCGACCGTCGCCCCGTTCGGCGGCTGGACCCGCTGGACGCCCGAGCTGGAGGCGGTGCGCCGGCGGATCAACGCGGCCGTGCGGACCGGCCGGGTCTTCGACGCCGTCGCCGACTTCGACGCCGCCCTGCGCGACCCGGACCGCCCGGAGCGGATGCGGCCCGCGTACGACAGCGGCGACGGGCTCCACCCCAATCCTGCCGGCCATGCGGCGCTCGCCGCGGCCGTCGACCGCCGACACCTTCTGTGA
- a CDS encoding sugar ABC transporter permease gives MTRRSRRTPTGPGRRRQRAGMLMVAPALLHASLWIGLPVVASVALAFTRYDVLTPPQFVGLDNFRDMLDDAVFRKSIVNTVVYTFFTVPFGMMLGLLMALALHTGLKARGIFRTAIFLPQVTATVAIALVWLWIYNPGNGLLNTLLSFVGIDGPAWLSSTSWAMPSVILVGIWQGIGMKMLIYLAALQSLPKELYEAASVDGASKVRQFFSITLPLLKPATFFVLITSMISAFQSFDQIYILTDGGPANSTTMMTYEIYKSAFREFRVGYACAQSLVLFVLLMGFTLVNRRIMGGTRGHN, from the coding sequence GTGACGCGGCGCTCCCGCCGCACACCGACGGGTCCCGGGCGCCGCAGGCAGCGGGCCGGCATGCTGATGGTGGCGCCCGCCCTGCTGCACGCCTCGCTCTGGATCGGTCTGCCGGTCGTCGCCTCGGTGGCCCTGGCCTTCACCAGGTACGACGTGCTGACCCCGCCGCAGTTCGTGGGGCTCGACAACTTCCGGGACATGCTGGACGACGCGGTGTTCCGCAAGTCCATCGTGAACACCGTCGTCTACACGTTCTTCACCGTGCCGTTCGGCATGATGCTGGGTCTGCTGATGGCGCTGGCCCTGCACACCGGCCTGAAGGCACGGGGCATCTTCCGCACCGCGATCTTCCTGCCGCAGGTCACCGCGACGGTCGCGATCGCACTGGTCTGGCTGTGGATCTACAACCCGGGCAACGGGCTGCTCAACACCCTGCTGTCCTTCGTCGGCATCGACGGCCCGGCCTGGCTGTCGTCCACCTCCTGGGCGATGCCCTCGGTGATCCTGGTCGGCATCTGGCAGGGCATCGGCATGAAGATGCTCATCTACCTGGCCGCGCTGCAGTCCCTGCCGAAGGAGCTGTACGAGGCGGCCTCGGTGGACGGCGCCTCCAAGGTGCGGCAGTTCTTCTCGATCACCCTGCCGCTGCTGAAGCCCGCGACGTTCTTCGTGCTCATCACCTCGATGATCAGCGCGTTCCAGTCGTTCGACCAGATCTACATCCTCACCGACGGCGGACCCGCCAACAGCACCACGATGATGACGTATGAGATCTACAAGTCCGCCTTCCGGGAGTTCCGCGTCGGCTACGCCTGCGCCCAGTCCCTGGTGCTGTTCGTCCTGCTGATGGGCTTCACCCTGGTCAACCGGCGGATCATGGGAGGCACCCGTGGCCACAACTGA
- a CDS encoding heparinase II/III family protein produces the protein MAALRRIARERGGWWHAYVCPAHGVELDHGDVLGGVFPEGGARCAYGCRVDDEAVRGAWLVLSHQAWARHLRVLAHRGERAEAVARLVEYTALYEELATARHGEAQSWMLRGRLFHQALTDAIWAVNIGHTVLTLAERGTDGLAGVLPLLDALEGAALDARAVLVGKGQLASNYTAWLNAAGAACGRAGAVVRGQEWDGRKEWLEGDSGLYAHLRVAVADDGWEWEGSTYYHGFVLRAALLALRGTDPAALPADVVGVLAGMTDVLAAIATPGGILPALHDGPYLRAPLALEWLELAALAQQLVPSAALDAVAARARAELGGADDGLDRELDGWFTGPPLPERAAPGALTLFTEAGYAVLRVAGIHALLDFGPHGGSHGHRDKLSLYLYGDTTPWQPDPGQVPYAHDGFRDLYASTEAHPAFRVDGAEQAECTGALLSRDDRSVTAEVTTAYERVRGVRRIVAGPGYLVDLLTVTADQARRVTAQLRPGTALDVQVQEAGAARTTWYGDETLHGWHTHRAGVPVRPVSRPGPGPADDPQRVRTRVDFTADTDRVTFASVYQAASAGPAVTDVRLDGEGLTVGLADGSTARFPTED, from the coding sequence ATGGCCGCGCTGAGGCGGATCGCCCGGGAGCGCGGCGGCTGGTGGCACGCCTACGTCTGCCCGGCGCACGGGGTGGAGCTGGATCACGGCGATGTGCTCGGCGGGGTGTTCCCCGAGGGCGGTGCGCGGTGTGCGTACGGCTGCCGGGTGGACGACGAGGCGGTGCGCGGCGCCTGGCTGGTGCTGTCGCACCAGGCGTGGGCGCGGCATCTGCGGGTGCTCGCCCACCGGGGCGAGCGGGCCGAGGCGGTGGCGCGGCTCGTCGAGTACACCGCGCTGTACGAGGAGCTGGCCACCGCACGGCACGGTGAGGCGCAGAGCTGGATGCTGCGGGGCCGGCTCTTCCACCAGGCGCTGACCGACGCGATCTGGGCGGTGAACATCGGGCACACCGTCCTGACGCTGGCCGAGCGCGGTACGGACGGTCTCGCCGGGGTGCTCCCCCTGCTGGACGCGCTGGAGGGGGCCGCGCTGGACGCCCGCGCCGTGCTGGTGGGCAAGGGGCAGCTGGCCTCGAACTACACCGCGTGGCTCAACGCCGCGGGCGCCGCCTGCGGGCGGGCCGGCGCGGTGGTGCGCGGGCAGGAGTGGGACGGCCGCAAGGAGTGGCTGGAGGGCGACAGCGGGCTGTACGCGCATCTGCGGGTCGCGGTCGCCGACGACGGCTGGGAGTGGGAGGGCAGTACCTACTACCACGGCTTCGTGCTGCGGGCCGCGCTGCTGGCGCTGCGGGGCACCGATCCGGCGGCCCTGCCCGCCGATGTGGTGGGGGTGCTGGCCGGGATGACGGACGTGCTGGCGGCGATCGCCACTCCGGGCGGCATTCTGCCCGCGCTGCACGACGGCCCGTACCTGCGCGCCCCGCTCGCCTTGGAATGGCTCGAACTGGCGGCGCTGGCACAGCAGTTGGTACCGTCCGCCGCGCTGGACGCGGTCGCCGCGCGGGCCCGCGCCGAGCTGGGCGGGGCCGACGACGGCCTGGACCGGGAGCTGGACGGCTGGTTCACCGGCCCGCCGCTGCCGGAGCGTGCCGCACCCGGTGCGCTCACGCTGTTCACCGAGGCCGGGTACGCGGTGCTGCGGGTCGCGGGCATTCACGCGCTGCTGGACTTCGGGCCGCACGGCGGTTCGCACGGCCACCGCGACAAACTGTCTCTTTATCTCTACGGCGACACCACGCCCTGGCAGCCCGACCCCGGCCAGGTGCCCTACGCCCACGACGGGTTCCGCGATCTGTACGCGTCGACCGAGGCCCATCCGGCGTTCCGGGTGGACGGCGCCGAGCAGGCGGAGTGCACGGGCGCGCTGCTCTCCCGCGACGACCGCTCGGTCACCGCCGAGGTGACCACGGCGTACGAGAGGGTGCGCGGGGTGCGGCGGATCGTGGCGGGCCCTGGATATCTGGTCGACCTGCTGACGGTGACGGCCGATCAGGCGCGGCGCGTCACCGCGCAGTTGCGGCCCGGCACCGCGCTCGACGTACAGGTGCAGGAGGCCGGAGCGGCGCGCACCACCTGGTACGGCGACGAGACCCTGCACGGCTGGCACACCCACCGGGCCGGTGTACCGGTGCGCCCGGTGAGCCGGCCGGGCCCGGGGCCGGCCGACGACCCGCAACGTGTGCGGACCCGGGTGGACTTCACCGCCGACACCGACCGTGTCACCTTCGCCTCGGTCTACCAGGCGGCGTCCGCCGGGCCCGCGGTGACCGATGTACGGCTGGACGGCGAGGGGCTGACGGTCGGCCTGGCCGACGGCAGCACCGCGCGATTCCCGACGGAGGACTGA
- a CDS encoding SDR family NAD(P)-dependent oxidoreductase: protein MSADLNGSRALVTGAGHGIGRAIAVALAEAGADVAVHYHSSADEAARTVSAIEALGRRAKAFRADVTVTAEVDRCVEEATGFLGGLDVLVCNAGHLIGRTTIAEMSDEHFAQVIDTNLTSTFRTVRAALPHLKESPAGRVVTMSSLAAHNGGGPGSVAYAAAKAGIRGFTKGLAKELGGSGITVNTVAPGFIKGTAFHDTFTAPEAQQAMEAGIPVGRAGTPEDVAAAVVHLASPASGFLTATTVDIDGGVWPR, encoded by the coding sequence ATGTCTGCTGATCTCAACGGCTCCCGCGCCCTGGTGACGGGAGCGGGCCACGGCATCGGCCGCGCCATCGCCGTCGCCCTGGCCGAGGCCGGCGCCGATGTCGCCGTCCACTACCACTCCTCGGCCGACGAGGCCGCGCGGACGGTCTCCGCGATCGAGGCGCTGGGCCGGCGGGCCAAGGCGTTCCGCGCCGATGTGACGGTGACGGCCGAGGTCGACCGCTGTGTCGAGGAGGCCACCGGGTTCCTCGGCGGGCTGGACGTGCTCGTCTGCAACGCGGGCCATCTGATCGGCCGGACGACGATCGCCGAGATGTCCGACGAGCACTTCGCTCAGGTCATCGACACCAACCTGACCTCGACGTTCCGTACGGTGCGGGCCGCGCTGCCGCATCTGAAGGAGTCCCCCGCCGGGCGCGTCGTCACGATGTCGTCGCTGGCCGCGCACAACGGCGGCGGCCCCGGCTCGGTCGCCTACGCGGCCGCCAAGGCGGGCATCCGGGGCTTCACCAAGGGTCTGGCCAAGGAGCTCGGCGGCAGCGGCATCACGGTGAACACCGTCGCCCCCGGCTTCATCAAGGGCACCGCCTTCCACGACACGTTCACCGCGCCCGAGGCGCAGCAGGCGATGGAAGCGGGCATCCCGGTGGGCCGGGCCGGCACCCCCGAGGACGTCGCCGCCGCCGTCGTCCACCTGGCATCGCCCGCCTCCGGTTTCCTCACCGCCACCACGGTGGACATCGACGGTGGCGTATGGCCGCGCTGA
- a CDS encoding ABC transporter substrate-binding protein produces the protein MELKRRSLLAAIGAGTAAAALGGCGTGSTAAGSADGPAEGEITLLTPIYEGADGKTLLEKELLVGFRKKYPDVKVNVDYTTYAQLNEKITTGLAGGLLPDVLMMGVGWIPPFAAKKAIAPLPESFATAHDYEKRVLEPSRYDGRLYALPVVLDTRIVVYRKDHFAEAGIKKTPADWAELRAVAKQLTRDGRIGFDPFSIDLRQCWETFLFANGGQLFSADGRKVLFTDSRGVEALQFFKDLIKDGSADYAKKTDAGAPSNVQTGKASMMMTTSALWNQVRDQTPDLMKDDTLGAFVLANRRPAMLQGGTLVTQSASSKHPAAARALVEYLATPESILGAAKQRGSVPGLKDLNDTGYVKENKFVDLSLRSMGDACSEGGTAAWMEIREKIKPTLEPAIVGGQSAKDAIAELGRLAEAAIGRM, from the coding sequence ATGGAACTCAAACGACGGTCGCTGCTCGCGGCCATCGGTGCCGGGACGGCCGCTGCCGCACTCGGCGGCTGCGGGACCGGCTCCACGGCCGCAGGCTCCGCCGACGGTCCCGCCGAGGGCGAGATCACGCTGCTCACCCCGATCTACGAAGGCGCCGACGGCAAGACGCTGCTGGAGAAGGAACTCCTCGTCGGCTTCCGGAAGAAGTATCCGGACGTCAAGGTGAACGTCGACTACACCACGTACGCCCAGCTCAACGAGAAGATCACCACGGGTCTCGCCGGCGGCCTGCTGCCGGACGTGCTGATGATGGGGGTCGGCTGGATCCCGCCGTTCGCGGCCAAGAAGGCCATCGCCCCGCTCCCGGAGTCGTTCGCCACCGCGCACGACTACGAGAAGCGGGTGCTGGAGCCCTCGCGCTACGACGGCAGGCTGTACGCGCTGCCCGTGGTCCTCGACACCCGCATCGTCGTCTACCGCAAGGACCACTTCGCCGAGGCGGGCATCAAGAAGACCCCGGCCGACTGGGCGGAGCTGCGGGCCGTGGCGAAGCAGCTGACGAGGGACGGGCGGATCGGCTTCGACCCGTTCTCCATCGATCTGCGCCAGTGCTGGGAGACGTTCCTCTTCGCCAACGGCGGCCAGCTCTTCAGCGCGGACGGCAGGAAGGTGCTGTTCACCGACAGCCGGGGCGTCGAGGCCCTGCAGTTCTTCAAGGACCTGATCAAGGACGGCTCGGCCGACTACGCGAAGAAGACGGACGCCGGCGCCCCCTCCAACGTCCAGACCGGCAAGGCGTCGATGATGATGACGACCAGCGCCCTGTGGAACCAGGTCCGCGACCAGACGCCGGATCTGATGAAGGACGACACGCTCGGCGCGTTCGTACTGGCCAACCGCCGGCCGGCGATGCTCCAGGGCGGCACGCTCGTCACGCAGTCGGCGAGTTCCAAGCACCCCGCGGCGGCCCGCGCACTGGTGGAGTACCTCGCGACCCCCGAATCGATCCTGGGCGCCGCCAAGCAGCGCGGTTCGGTGCCGGGGCTCAAGGACCTCAACGACACCGGCTACGTGAAGGAGAACAAGTTCGTCGACCTCTCCCTGCGGAGCATGGGCGACGCCTGCTCGGAGGGGGGCACCGCCGCCTGGATGGAGATCCGCGAGAAGATCAAGCCGACGCTGGAGCCCGCGATCGTGGGCGGACAGTCCGCGAAGGACGCCATCGCGGAACTCGGCCGGCTCGCCGAGGCCGCCATCGGCCGGATGTGA